In one bacterium genomic region, the following are encoded:
- a CDS encoding glycosyltransferase produces MSRISDYEPIVGVEVINELKMLARKLKNKVVQNVNSTSVGGGVAEILGRMVPLLQDLGVDARWDVLKGGEKYFQVTKKFHNALHGTKMEITGDDYEIFLETTRANIEQMEFYGDIVFIHDPQPVALVEKKKYLKSRWIWRCHIDFTSPDPEIWKFLKSFVEQYDACVFSAPTFARPLPIRQFLISPSIDPLSDKNRDLSEEEINNALERLKINRDKPIITQISRFDYLKDPFGVIEAFNLVKKYVDCRLVLAGGGAIDDPEGQKVFQEVVEKASNDPDILVLLLPPASDLEINALQRASTVILQKSLREGFGLTVAEALWKAKPVVASAVGGIPLQIAHKYSGLLSHTVQGTAYWIRQLLHSPEYATRLGENGKAHIKQNFLLTRHLRDYLLLFLSLEEEEDIIYL; encoded by the coding sequence ATGTCAAGAATAAGTGACTACGAACCAATTGTAGGGGTAGAAGTAATCAACGAATTAAAGATGCTTGCCCGGAAACTGAAGAATAAAGTTGTTCAGAATGTTAACTCTACTTCAGTGGGTGGGGGAGTAGCTGAGATTCTTGGCCGAATGGTTCCCCTCCTGCAAGATTTGGGGGTAGATGCCCGCTGGGATGTACTGAAAGGAGGAGAAAAGTACTTTCAGGTAACCAAGAAGTTCCATAATGCTCTTCATGGCACGAAAATGGAGATTACCGGTGATGACTACGAAATTTTTCTTGAAACTACAAGGGCAAACATTGAACAGATGGAATTTTATGGCGATATTGTTTTCATTCACGACCCTCAGCCGGTAGCTTTAGTAGAAAAGAAAAAATACTTGAAGAGCAGGTGGATCTGGAGGTGCCATATCGATTTCACCTCTCCAGACCCCGAAATATGGAAGTTTCTTAAATCCTTTGTAGAGCAATACGATGCCTGTGTTTTTTCAGCGCCTACTTTCGCTCGCCCGTTGCCCATTAGGCAGTTTTTAATTTCTCCTTCCATCGACCCCTTAAGCGATAAGAATAGAGACTTATCCGAGGAAGAAATTAATAATGCGCTTGAGAGACTAAAGATAAATAGAGATAAGCCAATAATTACTCAGATTTCTCGTTTCGATTACCTTAAGGACCCTTTTGGGGTAATCGAAGCCTTTAACCTGGTTAAAAAGTATGTCGACTGCCGGCTGGTTTTGGCTGGAGGAGGTGCAATTGATGACCCTGAAGGACAAAAAGTCTTTCAGGAAGTAGTAGAGAAGGCAAGCAATGATCCAGATATCCTCGTTTTACTTCTCCCTCCGGCAAGCGACCTGGAAATCAATGCCTTACAAAGGGCATCTACAGTCATTCTCCAGAAGTCTCTTAGGGAAGGTTTTGGGCTTACAGTGGCTGAGGCTTTATGGAAGGCCAAGCCAGTGGTTGCTTCTGCAGTGGGGGGCATACCTTTACAAATTGCCCATAAGTATTCTGGCTTACTTTCCCATACAGTGCAAGGAACTGCCTATTGGATTAGGCAGCTCCTCCATAGTCCCGAGTATGCAACAAGGCTGGGTGAAAATGGGAAGGCACACATTAAGCAAAATTTCCTCCTTACCAGACACTTGAGAGATTATCTGCTCCTTTTCCTATCCTTAGAAGAAGAAGAGGACATAATTTATCTCTAA